caaatgaaaactcatgtctatggccaggaaacataacaatctttgattaatgagctagtcaagtagaggcatactagtgacactctgtttgtctatgtattcacacatgtatcatgttttcggttaatacaattctagcatgaataataaacatttatcatgatataaggaaataaataataactttcttattgcctctagggcatatttccttcagtgtgCTCCTTTTTTCTCTGTAAAATTCCTTGTTTTACGTTTGCtccaatgggccggcccatcgtGATTGTTATGTCTTCGCCATGGTACCGATGAAAGGTTTCACCTCCGCAAAGAATCATACCAACAAAAAAAGGTTGACAGCAAAAAGAGAGGAAATTTATTCTCACAAAACTATGTTGTCTATGTTCTTCGTCAACGTATAGAAAAATTAACTGTGCGGCCAATCGTGATCTTCTTCTGGACCGGGCCGATGGTGAATCCACCCCAACGTTGTAAAAAAGACACATTTGTGCAATTTAAGTACTCCCTTCATTTCTAAATATAAGTACTTTTaaagatttcaatatgaactataTACTTTTTTTGCGAATAATATGAACTATTTTAGAGTATaggttcactcattttactccgtatgtagttcatattggaATCCCCGCAAAAAAGGAAAGCTACCTGAGGGGAGGTCGCAGCTGCGGGGTGGAGCGGATCTGCGCCGCCGCCGAGGGGTGGTTGTGACGGCGCTCCACTTCCACTTAGGAAATGCATGGCGGCATTATCGTTGTCGCCGTGCTCGGCGCCGACCTCAGTGCCAAAATCAGCAGGGCGATGGCGGCTCTGCTCCGGCTGCTTCGGACCGCTTCACCAGGCGGCAAGGCGCCATGGTCGGAGGTCCCGCCGGAGATGCTGGCCCACGTGCTCTCCTGTCTTCCGTCCCACACCGACCGCGTCCGCCTCCGCGCTGTCTGCCGGGCGTGGCGCTCCGCCGCGCACCTGCATCCACTGCCCCCGCCGCTCCCGTGGTTCTTCCTTCGCGGCGACACCTTCGTCACCCTCCCCAACGGCGCACGCCACCGCATCCGCAGGCCACTCGACTGCAAAAGAACACTCTCGAGTTTCCCCACTGGCAGCATGCTCTTCCTCGTGCACAGCAACGACAGCTGCTACCTGATGAACCCTTGTTCCGGGGAGACCAACCCTCTACACATCGCCCGCAGCGTGCTCCCCATAGACCTCGATAGCCGCAACTACAATTGGATCCGTAAGGTGGTGGTGTCTGATCGCATTGTCACTGTTCCTCACAGTGGCATGATCACAATCTTTCGTCGCACGGCCAGGGCGTGCCACTGTCACTGTGCGGATCAACACGGGCTAATTTTAATCAACCA
The Aegilops tauschii subsp. strangulata cultivar AL8/78 chromosome 3, Aet v6.0, whole genome shotgun sequence genome window above contains:
- the LOC141042697 gene encoding uncharacterized protein is translated as MHGGIIVVAVLGADLSAKISRAMAALLRLLRTASPGGKAPWSEVPPEMLAHVLSCLPSHTDRVRLRAVCRAWRSAAHLHPLPPPLPWFFLRGDTFVTLPNGARHRIRRPLDCKRTLSSFPTGSMLFLVHSNDSCYLMNPCSGETNPLHIARSVLPIDLDSRNYNWIRKVVVSDRIVTVPHSGMITIFRRTARACHCHCADQHGLILINQESQWKIFCRRTRLCLCPPASTPVATDIALFQGELYSLTKKRDDNGSELPELHRLEIGDEHTPVRSVQYISGTPRNGVPDPAGLPAGHKWRFSSYLVGCGVQLLMVERRTVDQVPLPAGRSRPMRTQFEVWEAVNPIGGSHGRWSKVNVLMGHALFVSRGCSQSLPAAAQCGAREDCIYSVTEYDGFVPRRLRKHEDDVLNCVVATS